One genomic window of Methanosalsum zhilinae DSM 4017 includes the following:
- a CDS encoding amino acid permease: MLDTSKFDPFMPYGYSSILATTGLIFISYLGITQLAAISEEVKDPSKNLPRAFIASVASVTLLYTGVMIVINGMLPLEKAIVTSTPLVDVADLMAGSSGQIIIVFAGLLATISTANAAILASSRFPFAMGRDDLMPKWFVEIHSKYDTPYKAILVTGFVMLLLLLLFNVEQLAKLGSTFNILIFVLINLSAVILRRSSMEWYKPTFKDPFYPLTQIIGILGSLILLPLIGLMPLAFALAVIAAGIAWYMVYGKEKAIPKYNVLDLIENTVVPVETTYEKIKVLVPLANPEHEKDLLKLADKLGDEIVGLHVIRVPGQTSLLAAQEAYHENKLQINSELERKFRECIRLPEHKHEYIVAFDHSVSNSIMEQSEIEKVTLIVMGWHEVDRFHPSAGNVANKVLTSAKKHIVILKGYMPPEIKTILVAFNAKDNSKYCLYLAKRLAMTTGAQIKLLRIINPDLSAEEKQEKIKEAKEAALDEEGFNVVYEIQEKYSTEDAILEAANEHDIIMIGDSSQRFKRAFLGTLPQRIARHTRKPVIIVKRYKPLSKEGISSIFVKINSVKNRFLRKLKLKN; encoded by the coding sequence ATGCTTGATACTTCTAAATTTGATCCATTTATGCCCTATGGATATAGTTCTATACTTGCCACGACAGGCCTGATATTTATTTCATATCTGGGTATTACGCAGTTAGCAGCCATTTCTGAAGAGGTGAAAGATCCTTCCAAGAATTTGCCAAGGGCGTTTATTGCTTCAGTTGCATCAGTCACACTGCTGTATACTGGGGTAATGATCGTAATCAATGGAATGCTACCTTTGGAAAAAGCAATTGTTACCAGCACTCCTCTTGTGGACGTGGCCGATTTAATGGCAGGATCAAGCGGACAGATAATTATTGTATTTGCAGGCCTGCTTGCTACTATATCAACTGCAAATGCAGCTATACTTGCATCTTCACGTTTTCCTTTTGCAATGGGAAGGGATGATCTGATGCCGAAATGGTTTGTTGAGATACATAGCAAGTATGATACTCCCTATAAGGCAATTCTGGTCACCGGCTTTGTTATGCTTCTGCTACTGTTGTTGTTCAATGTAGAGCAACTGGCAAAACTTGGCAGTACTTTCAATATTCTCATATTCGTACTGATAAATCTGTCAGCAGTAATACTTAGAAGAAGTTCAATGGAATGGTATAAACCTACATTTAAGGATCCTTTTTATCCACTAACACAGATAATCGGAATTTTAGGAAGCCTGATATTGCTTCCTTTGATTGGATTGATGCCGCTTGCATTTGCTCTTGCAGTTATAGCAGCGGGAATTGCATGGTACATGGTATATGGAAAAGAAAAAGCTATACCAAAATACAATGTTCTTGACCTGATTGAAAATACCGTGGTACCTGTAGAAACAACCTATGAGAAAATAAAGGTCCTTGTGCCACTGGCAAATCCTGAGCATGAAAAAGATCTACTTAAACTTGCAGACAAACTTGGTGATGAAATAGTGGGTCTTCATGTAATCCGGGTTCCAGGGCAGACCAGTCTTCTGGCTGCTCAGGAAGCATATCATGAGAATAAATTACAGATAAATAGCGAACTGGAAAGAAAGTTCCGGGAATGTATAAGATTACCTGAACACAAGCATGAATATATTGTTGCTTTTGATCACAGTGTATCAAATTCAATCATGGAACAATCAGAGATTGAAAAAGTAACTCTGATCGTAATGGGCTGGCATGAGGTTGACAGATTCCATCCATCAGCAGGAAATGTTGCCAACAAGGTACTGACAAGTGCAAAGAAGCATATAGTTATCCTTAAAGGATACATGCCTCCAGAGATAAAAACAATACTTGTAGCCTTCAATGCAAAGGACAATTCAAAGTACTGTCTGTATCTGGCAAAAAGGCTTGCAATGACTACCGGAGCACAGATCAAACTTCTTCGTATAATCAATCCGGATCTTAGTGCAGAGGAAAAACAGGAAAAAATAAAAGAGGCAAAGGAAGCGGCTCTGGATGAAGAGGGCTTTAATGTGGTTTATGAAATACAGGAGAAATATTCCACAGAAGATGCCATACTTGAAGCCGCAAATGAGCATGATATAATCATGATTGGGGATTCCAGCCAGAGATTTAAACGTGCTTTCCTGGGTACACTGCCGCAGAGGATAGCAAGACATACCAGAAAACCTGTAATAATAGTCAAGAGGTATAAACCCCTTTCAAAGGAAGGAATAAGTTCTATATTTGTGAAAATAAATTCGGTAAAAAACAGGTTCTTAAGAAAGCTTAAACTTAAGAATTAG
- a CDS encoding histidinol phosphate phosphatase domain-containing protein — MIDLHTHTVFSDGELIPSELIRRAQIKGYTAIALTDHTDYSNIEQVISAAEKARYLEDVMDIDILVGVELTHIPPSKIAPMVRMARQLGAEIVVVHGETISEPVAPGTNSAVVNIPDVDILSHPGLITAEDAQKAADNGICLEITSRNGHNKTNGHVARIGKETGAELVVNTDAHAPGDLITSNQAKMIAMGSGLTEREAEKVLANSKRFIRKR; from the coding sequence ATGATAGATCTGCACACCCATACAGTTTTCAGTGACGGGGAGCTTATCCCAAGCGAACTTATAAGAAGAGCCCAGATAAAAGGATACACTGCCATAGCATTAACAGATCATACGGACTATTCCAATATTGAACAGGTAATATCAGCTGCAGAAAAAGCACGTTATCTGGAGGATGTAATGGACATTGACATACTGGTTGGCGTTGAGCTGACACACATCCCACCCTCCAAAATTGCTCCAATGGTACGAATGGCCAGACAACTTGGTGCTGAAATCGTGGTGGTTCATGGTGAAACTATTTCAGAACCGGTTGCACCTGGAACAAACTCTGCAGTCGTTAATATCCCCGACGTTGATATCCTGTCCCACCCGGGACTGATCACTGCAGAAGATGCACAAAAAGCAGCAGATAACGGGATATGTCTGGAAATAACTTCCAGGAACGGACATAACAAAACCAATGGACATGTTGCAAGAATTGGTAAGGAAACAGGAGCTGAGCTGGTAGTTAACACCGATGCACATGCACCCGGGGACCTGATCACATCCAATCAGGCGAAAATGATAGCTATGGGTTCAGGCCTTACAGAAAGGGAAGCCGAAAAAGTACTTGCCAATTCAAAACGCTTTATCAGGAAAAGATGA
- a CDS encoding Vms1/Ankzf1 family peptidyl-tRNA hydrolase has protein sequence MSYHRKMLEDIQNEFTTVMDRVTGKDELERVIEKLESNIMELEIDLKGYRTQLTKREEDARRAIAAKQSAEEKLNNANTRIESLTHEIEKLKEKESASIRFSQVEPFTIKQINDYIYQIGSVSSRNQALLTAYFPPEMSSGDIKETDEILHYIDEKSLSLLSKIDSATGYVLFYDTRGMVREVLLPPFPVSRYIWSIGEKFDVTIIKDMLKANYNICVLILSAGESFVGFGDTENFASYQVIRSSVKSKHTKGGFSQRRFERLRDEEIDNHMNKVYGAYEKLREEFKMDIDYIITGGDHQLIRHALANLDTDIPVMEKGIEVKIEKHNIDSVLHKALGGRRYII, from the coding sequence ATGTCTTACCATAGAAAAATGCTGGAAGATATTCAGAACGAATTTACCACAGTAATGGATAGGGTTACAGGTAAGGACGAACTGGAAAGAGTAATTGAAAAGCTGGAATCCAACATAATGGAACTGGAAATCGACCTGAAAGGTTATCGTACCCAGCTTACCAAGCGCGAGGAGGATGCAAGGCGTGCAATTGCTGCAAAGCAGAGTGCAGAGGAAAAATTGAACAATGCAAATACCAGAATAGAGTCACTTACACATGAAATCGAAAAATTGAAGGAAAAGGAGTCAGCCAGTATACGGTTTTCACAGGTAGAACCATTCACAATAAAGCAGATCAATGATTATATCTACCAGATAGGTTCTGTTTCATCCAGAAATCAGGCATTGCTGACAGCTTATTTTCCGCCAGAAATGTCTTCGGGAGATATAAAAGAAACAGATGAGATCCTCCATTATATTGACGAAAAAAGCTTGAGCCTGCTATCTAAAATTGATTCAGCTACAGGATACGTTCTCTTCTATGATACCAGAGGCATGGTACGTGAAGTTCTATTACCCCCATTTCCGGTTTCCAGATACATATGGTCGATAGGTGAGAAATTTGATGTGACTATCATCAAAGATATGCTGAAGGCAAATTATAATATATGTGTCCTTATACTGAGTGCAGGAGAATCCTTTGTGGGATTTGGAGATACTGAAAATTTTGCCAGTTACCAGGTCATCAGGAGCAGTGTAAAATCAAAGCATACAAAAGGAGGATTCAGCCAGAGAAGGTTTGAACGCCTGAGAGATGAGGAGATCGATAATCATATGAACAAGGTTTATGGAGCTTATGAAAAATTGCGTGAAGAGTTTAAGATGGATATAGACTATATCATTACAGGAGGAGATCATCAGCTTATAAGGCATGCCTTAGCCAATCTGGATACAGATATCCCAGTTATGGAAAAAGGAATTGAAGTCAAAATTGAAAAGCACAATATTGACTCGGTACTGCATAAAGCCCTTGGTGGACGACGATATATTATCTAA
- a CDS encoding 4-phosphopantoate--beta-alanine ligase: MSRIPPDHPRYLSLVTRDKVVEGVKIGITDIHGLIAHGRGETFDYLIGEKTTDMAAYAQRAAVAMLLLAKRPVISVNGNTAALVPDELVTLADITRAKLEVNLFHRSEARIHKIIRHLKSRGAGVVLGHKGDARLDLSHGRAIVDKDGIYSADVMLVPLEDGDRCQTLVNMDKKVIAIDLNPLSRTSLSATVSIVDNIIRSIPNMIQFARDMKEVEPYRLQKVVDLYDNRKVLSSAMYEINETLKNEAVRQGIPWNNFPENE; this comes from the coding sequence ATGTCCAGAATTCCACCAGATCATCCCAGATACCTTTCATTGGTTACAAGGGATAAAGTTGTTGAAGGAGTCAAAATTGGTATTACTGATATACATGGGCTGATAGCTCATGGCAGGGGCGAGACATTTGATTATCTGATAGGGGAAAAAACCACTGATATGGCTGCGTATGCCCAGAGGGCAGCTGTTGCCATGCTGTTGCTTGCTAAAAGACCTGTGATTTCAGTTAATGGGAATACTGCAGCCCTTGTACCGGACGAACTCGTTACACTTGCAGATATTACCCGGGCCAAACTTGAGGTAAATCTGTTTCACCGAAGTGAAGCACGTATCCATAAAATAATCCGGCATCTAAAATCCAGAGGGGCAGGTGTTGTTCTGGGGCATAAAGGAGATGCGCGCCTTGATCTTTCTCATGGAAGGGCAATTGTGGATAAGGATGGTATATACAGTGCAGATGTAATGCTGGTGCCTCTGGAAGATGGTGACAGGTGCCAGACTCTTGTGAATATGGATAAAAAGGTCATTGCCATTGATTTGAATCCATTATCAAGGACTTCTCTATCAGCTACAGTGTCCATTGTGGACAATATTATACGCTCAATTCCAAATATGATTCAGTTTGCCAGAGATATGAAAGAAGTTGAACCTTATAGACTTCAGAAAGTTGTGGATCTATATGATAATAGGAAGGTACTCTCTTCAGCTATGTATGAAATAAATGAAACCCTCAAAAACGAAGCTGTTAGACAGGGAATACCCTGGAACAATTTCCCTGAAAATGAATAG
- a CDS encoding pantoate kinase, which translates to MKEIKPPRSRAFAPGHITGFFKVHENEDIRYRGSTGCGVVLNGGIETEVVLDNSIDKVQVWLDGVKVKGKTIQSTIEMLTDEVLRIECRADIPVGYGFGASGAGSIGTALALNDVLSLNLCSRKLIEVAHSAEVKNQSGLGDVIAQSHGGVVIRNMPGTAGICNIDQIPSADLKVFCVTMGKIYTEDVLKDADLIGMINSEGKKAFDSLLKESTISNFMRQSEIFSRETGLLDTKAQDVIEAVRDAGGMASQAMLGNTVFAIAESAESEQAIVGAMMDYGDVLVYRINHCVPRLL; encoded by the coding sequence GTGAAGGAAATTAAACCACCCCGCTCCCGTGCATTTGCTCCCGGGCATATAACCGGTTTTTTCAAAGTCCATGAAAATGAGGACATCAGGTACAGGGGTTCTACAGGATGTGGAGTGGTTTTAAATGGCGGTATTGAAACCGAAGTGGTTCTGGATAATTCTATTGATAAGGTCCAGGTATGGTTGGATGGGGTGAAGGTTAAAGGAAAAACTATCCAATCAACAATAGAAATGCTTACAGATGAGGTTCTTCGAATTGAATGTAGGGCAGATATACCCGTTGGATATGGCTTTGGTGCATCGGGTGCAGGTTCAATTGGAACTGCACTTGCACTAAATGATGTTCTTTCATTGAATCTGTGTTCACGTAAACTTATTGAGGTTGCACATTCTGCAGAAGTAAAGAACCAAAGCGGACTTGGGGATGTGATTGCCCAGTCCCATGGCGGAGTTGTGATACGGAATATGCCTGGAACTGCCGGTATTTGCAATATTGACCAAATCCCATCTGCGGACCTTAAAGTATTCTGCGTAACAATGGGTAAAATCTATACGGAAGATGTTCTAAAAGACGCCGACCTTATAGGGATGATCAATTCTGAAGGCAAGAAGGCTTTTGATTCTCTATTAAAAGAGAGCACCATCAGTAACTTTATGAGGCAATCAGAGATATTTTCACGGGAGACCGGCCTGCTTGATACAAAAGCTCAGGATGTCATCGAGGCTGTCAGGGACGCAGGAGGTATGGCTTCCCAGGCAATGCTTGGAAACACAGTATTTGCAATTGCAGAATCTGCAGAATCGGAACAGGCAATTGTTGGAGCTATGATGGATTATGGTGATGTCCTTGTATACCGGATCAATCACTGTGTACCTCGGCTATTATGA
- a CDS encoding DUF7109 family protein, with protein sequence MISEEELCGIIDTLGALKPDEIQKIADEIASVREYSGESFDIESMCQIAKDRHLVETIFPFEIKDEHENLDSSDVPQTYYINGPCSFPVVPPELSEVIDILEIERREIDMHKISIRYLDELNKKVFFLDKKADSMNNTNYEKKDVIDLENEYSELLNMYYDFESWLIEDIENVQEVESIETLLMNISTKLESLKESI encoded by the coding sequence ATGATTTCAGAAGAAGAATTATGCGGAATAATTGACACTCTGGGAGCATTGAAACCTGATGAGATCCAGAAAATCGCAGATGAAATTGCTTCTGTAAGAGAATATTCTGGAGAATCATTTGACATTGAAAGTATGTGTCAGATCGCAAAGGATAGACATCTGGTAGAAACTATATTCCCCTTTGAAATAAAGGACGAACATGAAAACCTGGATAGTTCAGATGTACCACAGACCTATTACATAAACGGGCCATGTTCATTTCCTGTAGTCCCCCCTGAACTCAGCGAGGTTATTGACATTCTTGAGATCGAGAGAAGAGAAATAGACATGCATAAAATATCCATACGATACCTGGATGAATTGAATAAAAAAGTGTTCTTCCTTGATAAAAAAGCAGATTCAATGAACAATACCAACTATGAAAAGAAAGATGTAATAGATCTGGAAAATGAATACAGTGAACTGCTGAATATGTACTATGACTTCGAATCATGGTTAATAGAAGACATAGAAAATGTCCAGGAAGTTGAAAGTATTGAAACCCTGCTAATGAACATAAGTACAAAACTGGAAAGTCTGAAAGAATCAATATAA
- a CDS encoding APC family permease — protein MADLQPKERLGRSLGFFPTFAIGTGTMIGAGIFVLPGIATSSAGPAAIISFIFGGIISMATAISMAELATGMPRAGGSYYFISRAMGAVFGSIIGLGAWLALVFKGSFALVGLGDYLFVFLPIPVLITAFVAGLILLLINYRGAKSSGSFQNIIVITLFVILILAL, from the coding sequence ATGGCAGATCTACAACCAAAAGAAAGGCTGGGTCGAAGCCTTGGCTTTTTCCCCACTTTTGCAATCGGCACAGGTACAATGATCGGTGCAGGAATATTTGTACTTCCCGGAATAGCGACCTCATCTGCAGGGCCTGCGGCTATCATTTCTTTTATATTTGGTGGGATAATTTCAATGGCAACAGCCATCAGTATGGCTGAACTCGCAACAGGAATGCCGCGTGCAGGTGGTAGCTATTATTTTATCAGTCGTGCCATGGGAGCGGTGTTTGGTTCCATTATAGGCTTGGGTGCATGGCTTGCTCTTGTATTTAAAGGCTCTTTTGCTCTGGTTGGATTGGGGGACTATCTGTTTGTATTCCTGCCCATACCTGTATTAATAACAGCTTTCGTGGCGGGTCTCATTTTACTGCTTATAAACTACAGGGGTGCAAAAAGCAGCGGCTCTTTCCAGAATATAATTGTCATCACTTTGTTTGTTATACTCATTCTGGCTCTGTAG
- the coaBC gene encoding bifunctional phosphopantothenoylcysteine decarboxylase/phosphopantothenate--cysteine ligase CoaBC translates to MNKHPTLWIKENKGISLKGKTVVLAVTGSIAAVRTIELSRELIRRGADVYAVTTPAAERIIHPDALHYATGNEVIRDITGKVEHVQFCGMNGCADLLVIAPATANTISKIAAGIDDTPVTTFATTAIGSGISVMLVPAMHESMYCHPAIVDNLDKLRLWGVTIIGPQMEEGIAKIVSNEMIVLNAERILGPDTLSGKRILITSGTTAEFLDPIRILTTFASGKTGIEIALEAFRRGADVTIVHMNRLGFEGIKEILVQTSQQMTDAVMEELDREEYDMLISAAAISDFTVDMSPEKIKSADNIIIKMKPAVKLIDRVRQSFPDLAIAGFKAETGLSAEQLLSRAWDRMDQSKLDLIVANDVLERGMGTEDNEVYIMSDKRDVKKVSGLKRTIASSLLDEVEKCFQQRDDLSEGN, encoded by the coding sequence ATGAATAAACACCCCACACTATGGATTAAGGAAAACAAAGGCATCAGCCTTAAAGGAAAAACAGTTGTTCTTGCAGTTACTGGCAGCATAGCTGCGGTGCGTACCATTGAACTTTCCAGGGAACTGATAAGGCGGGGTGCGGATGTTTATGCGGTAACCACACCTGCGGCTGAGAGGATAATTCATCCCGATGCACTACATTATGCGACAGGCAACGAGGTAATTCGTGACATTACCGGAAAAGTGGAACATGTGCAATTTTGTGGGATGAATGGATGTGCCGATCTTCTGGTTATTGCTCCTGCGACCGCCAATACAATATCAAAGATTGCAGCTGGCATCGATGATACTCCAGTTACCACGTTTGCAACAACTGCAATTGGCTCCGGAATCTCTGTGATGCTGGTACCCGCAATGCATGAATCAATGTACTGTCATCCAGCTATTGTTGATAATCTTGATAAGTTGAGACTATGGGGAGTAACAATAATTGGTCCGCAAATGGAAGAGGGTATTGCAAAGATAGTTTCCAATGAGATGATAGTTCTTAATGCTGAGAGGATACTTGGGCCTGATACACTGTCTGGAAAAAGAATACTTATAACCAGCGGAACCACTGCTGAATTTCTGGATCCCATAAGAATACTAACTACTTTCGCGTCAGGAAAAACCGGTATTGAAATTGCACTTGAGGCTTTTAGAAGAGGGGCAGATGTAACAATTGTCCACATGAATAGGCTTGGTTTTGAAGGAATCAAAGAAATTTTAGTACAGACATCTCAACAGATGACGGATGCTGTTATGGAAGAGCTGGACCGCGAAGAATATGATATGCTGATCAGTGCTGCTGCTATCTCGGATTTTACAGTTGATATGAGCCCGGAAAAGATCAAGTCTGCAGACAACATTATCATTAAAATGAAACCTGCTGTAAAACTGATTGATAGGGTAAGACAGTCATTTCCTGATCTGGCAATAGCAGGGTTCAAGGCAGAAACAGGTCTATCTGCAGAACAATTACTTTCCAGGGCATGGGATAGAATGGATCAATCAAAACTTGATCTCATCGTTGCAAATGATGTTCTGGAAAGAGGGATGGGCACAGAAGATAATGAAGTTTATATCATGAGTGATAAAAGAGATGTAAAAAAAGTATCTGGTCTAAAGAGAACAATAGCTTCATCTCTACTGGATGAAGTGGAAAAATGCTTTCAGCAGAGGGATGATCTGAGTGAAGGAAATTAA
- a CDS encoding amidohydrolase family protein: MADIIIENGTVLTMDPANEHTLKEGTVVIEDGLIKDISLSTNERADTVIDASGCVVMPGLINTHTHAGMTLLRGYADDMALNQWLEDNIWPVEAQMSDDDIYAGTLLACVEMIKSGTTSFADMYIHVEMVAKAVERSGMRAALSYGMIDFGDSIRADRELEEGKRFVKKWNGSADGRITTMYGPHAPNTCSEELLIRVREQAEHDNVKVHIHVLETEDELNQMKEQYGMCSVNMLDRIGFLDNNILAAHCIWLSGGDIEILRERKVNVSHNPVSNMKLGSGIAPVKELIDKGINVSLGTDGCASNNNLDMFEEMKTATLMQKVSKLDPSLVPADTVLKMGTSNGGRALGIKSGILKKGYNADVIIVDMNKPHLTPLYDPISHIVYSARGSDVRTTIVQGQILMDNYELKFLDENTVMEDARKAAADLIERVDIKRE; encoded by the coding sequence ATGGCAGATATTATTATAGAGAACGGAACTGTTCTGACAATGGACCCTGCAAATGAACACACCCTCAAAGAAGGAACGGTTGTAATTGAAGATGGTCTGATAAAAGATATATCATTATCAACCAATGAAAGGGCAGATACTGTAATAGATGCTTCTGGATGTGTGGTAATGCCTGGACTTATAAATACTCACACACATGCAGGAATGACATTACTAAGGGGCTATGCAGACGATATGGCGCTTAACCAGTGGCTTGAGGACAACATATGGCCTGTAGAGGCACAGATGAGCGATGATGATATCTATGCTGGTACACTTCTTGCCTGTGTGGAAATGATAAAGTCCGGTACTACTTCATTTGCAGATATGTATATTCATGTAGAAATGGTGGCAAAAGCAGTAGAAAGGTCTGGTATGCGTGCTGCACTTTCATACGGGATGATTGATTTTGGAGATTCCATCAGAGCAGATCGTGAACTTGAAGAAGGAAAACGATTTGTTAAGAAATGGAATGGAAGTGCAGATGGAAGAATTACTACAATGTATGGTCCACATGCACCAAATACCTGTTCAGAGGAGCTTTTAATCAGGGTAAGAGAACAGGCTGAACATGATAATGTGAAGGTCCATATCCATGTCCTTGAAACTGAAGATGAATTAAACCAGATGAAAGAACAATATGGGATGTGTTCTGTGAATATGCTTGATAGGATCGGGTTCCTTGACAATAATATCCTTGCTGCCCATTGTATCTGGCTCTCAGGCGGAGATATTGAAATACTCAGGGAAAGAAAGGTCAATGTATCTCATAATCCTGTCAGTAACATGAAACTAGGTTCTGGGATTGCTCCTGTAAAAGAGCTTATCGATAAAGGAATAAACGTTTCACTTGGAACGGATGGATGTGCTTCCAATAACAATCTTGATATGTTTGAAGAAATGAAAACCGCAACACTTATGCAGAAAGTAAGTAAACTGGATCCATCGTTAGTACCTGCAGACACTGTTCTTAAGATGGGAACTTCAAATGGTGGCAGAGCACTTGGAATTAAAAGCGGAATTCTTAAAAAAGGATACAATGCAGATGTAATTATTGTTGACATGAATAAACCGCATTTGACTCCTCTTTATGATCCGATATCACACATTGTGTACTCTGCCCGTGGAAGTGATGTGAGAACAACTATTGTTCAGGGGCAGATATTGATGGATAATTATGAACTGAAATTCCTGGATGAGAATACAGTTATGGAAGATGCCCGCAAAGCTGCAGCAGATCTTATTGAAAGAGTAGATATTAAAAGAGAATAA
- a CDS encoding 23S rRNA (uridine(2552)-2'-O)-methyltransferase: MARNQRDRYYWLAKSDGYRSRASYKLQQINKKFNVIKRNDTVVDLGAAPGGWLQVARELSGGKVVGVDLRRIKPIESVDTIKGDITSESTVNKILDLVGEHGADVVICDAAPNMSGNWSLDHARSIDLANSAFECSQKILRPGGNFVVKVFQGDMFKEFIDRVKSEFVHTKAYNPEASRSQSAEIYVIGKKMLSTPVKRGDIYEVRIESKGSSGDGVGSIDGFVVFVKDAEVGEKLRVKVRDVRPNFAFADVVERLDNPSDPSRK, encoded by the coding sequence ATGGCACGAAATCAGAGAGATAGATACTACTGGCTTGCAAAATCCGATGGATACAGGTCACGTGCATCATATAAGCTTCAGCAAATAAATAAGAAGTTCAATGTAATAAAAAGAAACGATACAGTCGTAGATCTGGGTGCTGCGCCTGGCGGTTGGCTCCAGGTTGCCAGAGAATTATCAGGCGGAAAGGTTGTGGGAGTTGATCTTAGACGAATCAAGCCTATAGAAAGTGTGGATACCATTAAGGGCGATATAACATCTGAAAGTACCGTTAATAAGATTCTGGATCTTGTAGGCGAACATGGAGCTGATGTTGTAATATGCGATGCTGCGCCCAATATGTCCGGAAACTGGAGCCTTGACCATGCCCGATCTATAGACCTTGCAAATTCTGCTTTTGAATGTTCCCAGAAAATACTGCGCCCTGGAGGCAATTTTGTAGTTAAGGTGTTTCAGGGGGACATGTTCAAGGAATTTATTGACAGGGTGAAAAGTGAATTTGTTCATACAAAGGCGTATAATCCTGAAGCTTCAAGATCACAGAGCGCAGAAATATATGTAATAGGTAAAAAGATGCTGTCCACCCCTGTTAAGAGAGGAGATATATACGAGGTCAGGATCGAGTCAAAGGGAAGTAGTGGTGACGGGGTGGGTTCTATTGATGGATTTGTTGTATTTGTCAAAGATGCGGAGGTAGGAGAAAAACTCAGGGTCAAAGTAAGGGATGTCAGACCGAATTTTGCCTTCGCTGACGTGGTTGAAAGATTGGATAACCCTTCAGATCCGTCGAGAAAATAA
- a CDS encoding IS5 family transposase produces the protein MFLSGKYLNFIDTAIAVSGRSHLPLYSSKYSKRKYTQHQLMTLVLLKEYLNEDYRNFVELIELMDKVQNKIGIKQVPHFTTLQKFMSRIPSVYFNSILKQTLKLFYYHGERIYLTAIDSSGFTGGHCSYYYSMRTGKKRRSYLKTSIAIDTEKFIVTGFKISSKPVHDTKHAQTLLKQCHRLRHSEYYVLDKGYDSEQIHVLIRENMNSSPLIPVRQRKRKKINGKYRRKMVEEFDEKLYHSRNLVETMFSVLKRKYGEEIKSRKYRNQVKEVKCKMLIHNIERYNSFTIIIYIRISTEPSFFLF, from the coding sequence ATGTTTTTGTCAGGAAAATACTTAAACTTTATTGATACAGCCATTGCTGTCTCAGGAAGATCTCATCTTCCATTGTATAGCAGTAAGTATTCTAAGAGAAAATATACTCAGCACCAGTTAATGACACTGGTTTTACTAAAAGAATACTTAAATGAGGACTATAGAAACTTCGTAGAACTCATTGAATTAATGGATAAGGTACAGAATAAAATTGGAATAAAGCAGGTACCACATTTTACAACATTACAGAAATTCATGAGTAGAATACCATCAGTATATTTTAACAGCATATTGAAACAAACTCTAAAACTCTTTTATTACCATGGTGAAAGAATATATCTTACTGCTATTGATTCAAGTGGATTTACAGGTGGACATTGTAGTTACTATTATTCAATGAGGACTGGAAAGAAAAGGAGATCATATCTAAAAACAAGTATAGCAATTGATACTGAGAAATTTATTGTTACTGGATTTAAGATCTCAAGTAAACCTGTACACGATACGAAACACGCACAAACATTGCTGAAGCAATGTCATAGACTTCGTCATTCAGAATACTATGTCCTGGATAAGGGGTATGACTCTGAACAAATTCATGTTCTCATACGAGAGAACATGAATTCAAGTCCTCTTATCCCTGTAAGACAGAGGAAAAGAAAGAAAATAAACGGCAAATACCGTAGGAAAATGGTTGAAGAGTTTGATGAGAAACTCTACCATTCGAGAAACCTGGTAGAAACAATGTTCTCAGTTCTAAAAAGAAAATATGGTGAAGAAATTAAGTCAAGAAAGTACAGAAACCAGGTAAAGGAAGTGAAATGTAAGATGTTAATACATAACATCGAAAGATATAACTCATTTACAATTATTATTTACATAAGGATTTCTACAGAGCCCTCATTCTTTTTATTTTAA